The genomic region GTAAAATTAGGGAAAAGTGAGAATCTACTTATTCCCAAAAGACGCGATGAGTGCTTCTATCTCATCATCATTGGCTACATCTGCCTTATCATCGCCCGCAATATACACAGCCGAACTCACGCGCTTACTATCTTCAATCTTGCCTTCAAAGAGAGAGTTCATATATTGCGCGAGCGCACGCATCACATTTATCACGCGCTCGATTTTTTGTCTATGGATATCTTGATACTGCATCAAATCCATTGCCTGCATACACGCATCTGCAATATCATCGCAAGAATAATTAATTTCTTTTGAAAGTTTTTGCGCTTCTTTCACCTCTTCTAGCGCGTTTGTAAAGCTTTGAATATGTGGGAACGCCTCACACAGCTTATTAAAAAGTTCCTCTTGAGATTGCAAAATCTTTTTAAGTGCCTTATTTTTCTTTACTGCTTCATCTGAAGAGCTACTCATAATTTCTAGCTGGTCAAAAATCTGCGTGCCTTTAGCTTCAGAATCTTTTGTAACATCATCAAGCTGATGCACGACTTTATGGTCGTCCGTAGGTGGCGGTGGTGGCCATTTCTTATCCGCTTCTATGCGGTAATTTGATACATCACCAAACTCCCCCTCTTCTTGTATTTTAGAATCTTGAGGACTATCAGATTGCGCTTCTTCGCCCTGCGCACTATCAAGAGAATCTAGCGTATCTTCCCCACCATTCATCAATGCGTCTAATTCTTCTTGTGTCATTTTTTTAAACCTTAAAAAAACAAAATTTGCGTCGCATTATAGTATGTTTTGTTTTTTCTTTTGTTAAAACTTTCATTTTTTACGAAAGAATTTTGCAGGAAAAGATTCTGTATTTTGCAAACTTTAAAGGGTTTTTATAATAAAAGTTTATAACACTTCTATAAAGATTATTAAATTTTTCCACTCAAATATTAGCAATTTTTAGAATTTTGTGCTAAAATCCGCGCTTTTATTTTCAAAACATAACTACATAAAGGAGCAATTTATGGCAACAAAGCATTCTTTTCAAACTGAAATCACACAACTTTTGGATTTGATGATTCACTCACTCTATTCTAATAAAGAGATTTTTTTGCGCGAGCTTGTAAGCAACGCGTCTGACGCGCTAGATAAGCTTTCTTATCTCACACTCACTGATGAGAAGCTCAAAAAGCTTGATTTTTCCCCACGCATTGACATTAGCTTTGATGAAAGCAAGGGTATTATCACTATTAAAGATAATGGTATAGGTATGAACGAGGCGGATTTAAAAGAGCATTTGGGTGTGATTGCAAAATCCGGAACAAAAAGCTTTCTTTCCCAGCTTAGTGGCGACAAGAAAAAAGACAGCGCACTTATTGGGCAATTTGGCGTGGGTTTTTACTCGGCATTTATGGTGGCAAGTCGTGTCGTAGTGCAAAGCAAAAAAGCTGGCGAAGACAAAGCCTATGCATGGGTGAGTGAGGGCAAAGGCGAATATGAAATCGGTGAATGCGTGCAAGAAGATTTTGGCACACAAATCACGCTTTATCTCAAAAAAGATGAAAAGCACTTCGCCTCACGCTGGGAGATTGAAAATATCATTGGCAAATATTCCGAGCATATTGGATTCCCAATTTTCTTACACTACAAAGAAATGGTGAGCGAGGAAGAGGGGGATTCTGCAGAATCTAAAGATTCTAAAAAAGAACCAAAGCAAAAAGAAGTCAAGCAAGTCAAGCAAATAAACTCTGCCAAAGCCCTTTGGAATCTGCCAAAATCCGAGCTTAAACCAGAGGACTACAAAGAGTTTTATAAAAGTTTCGCGCACGATAATGCCGAGCCTATGCGTTGGGTGCATACAAAGGTAGAGGGAAATTTGGAATACACCACGCTTTTTTATTTCCCATCAAAAGCGCCATTTGATCTCTACCGCGTGGATTATAAAAGTGGTGTAAAGCTATATGTCAAGCGCGTGTTTATCACTGATGATGATAAAGAGTTGCTACCGACATATTTGCGTTTCGTGCGCGGGGTGATAGATTCTAGCGATTTACCTTTAAATGTCAGCCGTGAGATTTTACAACAAAATAAGATTCTAGCAAATATCAAATCCGCCTCGACAAAGAAAATTTTGAGCGAAATTTCTGCGATGACAAAAGACGAGAATCTTTACAAAGAATTTTACGCACAATTTGGCAAAGTGCTTAAAGAGGGGCTTTATAGCGATTATGAAAACAAAGAAAAACTTTTGGAGCTCTTGCGCTTTGAAAGTAATAAAAACGCCTTTATCTCGCTAAAAAGCTATAAAGATTCTATGCCAAAAGAGCAAAAAAGCATTTATTATCTTTTGGGCGAAAATAAGGATTTGTTAAAAAATTCTCCACTCTTAGAAAAGTTCCAAAACAAGGGCTTTGAAGTGCTTTTACTCAGTGATGAAATCGATGGTATGGTGATTCCGATGGTTGGCGAGTATGACAAAGTCCCACTAAAAAACATCAGCTCAAAAGATACAATAAGCGAGATTGGCGATGATGGTGTCGATGAAAAAGTGCAAAAAGAGTTTGAGGGCATTATCAAAGCTTTTAAAGAAGCGTTAGGTGAGCGTGTAAGCGAAGTAAGCCTAACAAGCCTTATGCAAACAAACCCGCTAAGTCTTATCAAGCAAGATGATAATCCAATGATGGCACAGCTTTTCGCACAAATGGGGCAAAAAATGCCAGAATCTAAACCTAGCGTGGAGTTAAACATAAATCACGCGATTTTCCAAAAGCTTAAAAATGTAAAAGATGACACGAAAATAGCAAAAGTGGCAAATCTGCTTTTTGATAGCGTGCTTATTGTCGAGGGACAAAGTCTGCAAAGTGCAAAAGACTTTAGCACGCAGCTTAATGATGTGTTGCTAGAGTGGCTTTAAATGCCTTTGTTGCGCGAACCCAAAAATACAAAAAGGGGACAAAAGCCTACAAAGCGCAAAAAAGGCTTTCCTCTCTATGCGCTTAAACTCATCATCTAATAGCGACAAGAATACCAAGAAAGAATCTTGCACGATTTTTTTGTGCTTCTACATCACTCACAAACTCAGGTTACACCTTTGCAAATACCCAGATTCTACCGATTATCCGCATTACACTTGGTGGCAAAAGTCAATTGCTCGGCGTTGAAGGTGTGCAACACAGCCTTTTATATTTTATAGCGGAGAGAATCTACCACTGCTTTGGTGGATTTTGCAAAAACCTCTTGATAGTCCAATCTCACACACAAAGATAATGTCGGAATCTTTAAGCGCGAGCGTTTCAAAATTCACATTCACAAACGAGCCAGAATTGCTAAAATCCGAACAAGAAATCGCATTCGCCCCCGCCAATTTTTACACCAAGTCCTATTCACCCTCTTTGGCACAATTCGTAGAAAGCCCTCAAGCAAGCGCAAAATAAATCTTTGGACGCTTTGTGACTTGCGCATTTTTCTGCTCTAAAATTTTTTTATTCGCACACACCACTTCCGCACCATAGATATAACCATCTCTGGCGTTATCTAGTTTAATGTTATTCAGCCATTGCACACATTAACCCCAAGCTTAAGACTTTTTTCATCAAAATCCGCACCTAGTGTAAAAATCCCATCTCAAAGTGTAGTCATCATAATTTTACTTCACCTCTATTTCCATAAGTATGCGTCACAAACACATTTGGTTAAACTCACATCTCTGCAAAAGCAAGATTTACACTTGGTAGCGCACTAATGAGTGCTAGGGAAATTTTAGATTAATTTGGTGTTTTGTTACTAATCTTTATTACAATCGCGGGCGATAATTTTTCGTTATCAATAAATTTTAATCACAAAAAAAAGGAGTTTTTATGCTAGTAACAAAACCAGCACCGGATTTCACAGCAGAGGCTATCAAGGCAGATGGGACTTTTGATGATAATTTTAACCTTTATAACAATATTGGTAAAAATGGCGCGGTAGTGTTCTTTTGGCCAAAGGACTTTACTTTCGTTTGTCCGAGCGAGATTATCGCATTTGACCACAGGGTGAAAGACTTCGCAGAGCGCGGATTCAATGTGATTGGCGTGTCTATTGACTCTAAAGAAGTGCATTTTGCGTGGAGAAATACACCGGTGAAAGAGGGCGGTATCGGCGCGGTAACTTTCCCTATGGTATCAGATATTACAAAGCAAATTTCACGCGATTATGATGTGCTATTTAATAGCGCAGTGGCGCTACGCGGAAGCTTTTTGATTGATAGAAATAAGGTTATCCGCCACGCGGTGGTAAATGACTTGCCACTTGGTAGAAATGTCGATGAAATGGTGAGAATGTGCGATGCGCTTTTGCACTTTGAAGCACACGGCGAAGTATGCCCAGCAGGCTGGCAAAAAGGTGAAAAGGGTATGGTAGCAAACGCAAAAGGCGTAGCAGAATACCTAAGCCAAAACGCAGACAAACTATAATTTGCCTCATTAGCTTCATTGCTCGCTTAAAGTGCAAGTATCTCTTGCCTTAAGCGGCTTCAAAAACCTTATTCGGATTTCTTTTAAACTTTACTCAACCAAAAATACATAATTATTTATTGGCAGACTAAAATAATTTCGATTGCTAAAAAATAGCGAATCGTTAATTGAATTAGAATCCGTATTTTCACGATTTGACAATCTATAAATGAATTCTTTTAAGAGTGTTTTTGCGGATATATATGGCAATCCTATGCGTTCAGTCTTGTAGATAAGCTTATATTTTTGTTGCATTTGTTTTATATATGTCTCATCTATGTGATTACTGCTAGCGCGGGTTAAGATAATAATATCACCGCTTTTTGGCACACTAACTTCCGGATTATTGAGGTACGTATATGGAGAATCTGGATTTGTTTTAATATTTATACCATTTTGAAGTGATGTCTTTATATCAAAATTCCACACCTCATAAACTTCATTCAAGTAACGAATAAAATATGTCAAATACCAATCGTTATACAACAAAGGGTCTCTACCAATCCCATCAAAATATATATCTGTCTTTGATGTTTGTTTCGCGATATAATCTTGCATAAATTTAAGCGTATCGTGAAACACAACACCATAATTTTTAAGACTAGTAAAAGTATAAACTCCTTGTGGTATCGAAATAAACATATACAACACAATACACACTGCCAAAGATAGTTTCAAAATCCATTTTATAAAACCACGAAGTATATTTTGCAACACACTTACAATGCGATAAGTAGATTTTACAGCATATATTACGCCACCTATACCCATAAAATATGCAGGAAGTAAATAATAACTTTCAAAAATTCCAAGTTTTATGTATCCCACCACACATAAAGCACTTGCCACTAAGCAAGAATCCCAAAAAGGATTGAGCAGATTCCAACGACTAGATTTATCTCCATTATTAAAACAATGTAACTTTTTATAAAAAACTACTTGCAGGATTCGCACAAAAATCAAGGCTGGAACTAGAATGGTAATCAAAGAATCATTTAAGACAAAATTACCAAGTCCTCTTATTGTAAGGGCTAGTTGTTGCGAGAAAGTCCAAGTAAAATTAGAACCTCTCTCATAAAATCTTTCTATTTGTGGCATCACCAACACAGCATAAACTACCAAGAACATCATTGCGCTTAAACACACCAAGCTATGATATGTTAATATTTTCTTGTCACAAGCCCTTATTCTCTTAGCTAATCTTTTATACCAACCTGCTTGATTTTCTTCGATAAACGACTCTAGCGTATTATTTGTTTGCGCTTGCAATAGATAAATTAATAGATAAAAAAAGCTAAAACCTCCAATTAACAAAAACGCCGTTTCTTTCAAATATATACAAACATTTGCGCTTACAAGACCGATAAAGGCAAACTTAATATGTTGCGTGCGTTGATAAGCAAAACTCGAAAGCAAAAATGCACATACAAAGAATACCTCTAAGCGCTCTGGATAGCAGATACCAAGCATCGCGGTAACAAATCCAGGGTTTAAGAAACATACAAGTAAAGCTACAAATATTAATGCACTATATTTGCTTAGAAGTGCTTGGGGGGGGGGGCTATCAATGATTTTGCAGAATCTAACACATTTCTTAGGATTAGTAATACCATAAACGCCACAGCAAACACAATTGTCGCATTTATCGTAAAAAACAAATAAGGGGAAGTAGAAATTTTAGCAAGTAATTTTATATCCAAAAAAGCAAGAGGATAAAATCGCCCGCTTATTGGCTTATATCCACTATCTGTTGTAGTGTTTGAATTATAAATATCAAGCCAATACCAAATATCATCTAAGTTAAAGGTGTATCGAGAATACACCACCATACCTACACAAAACACCAGCACAAAAAACCAATATATCAAACCCCCAAACATCAATTTTTTTATTTTTGACACCAGCAAATCTCCTTACTTAAAAGCTCATTTTACTAACATAAAATCGGCGACATTATACAAAACACCCCCAGCAGAACTCAATACGATAAACTATTTTTCACAAACGCAACTGCTTCTAACGCGTTTTTACAAAGCGGGGTATTAAAGGATTCTAAACTTTGCTTGCTTCCATAGCCACAAAGCACACCAATTCCACTAATGTTGGCATTTTTTGCCGCTTGTAAATCTAAAATCGTATCGCCTACCATAAAACACTTTTCACGCGCAATACTGCGCCCCAAATTTGCCCCAATCTGCTCAAGTGCTTTTAAAATCGGCTCAGAATCTGGCTTTGGCTTTTCCACTTTCTCGATTCCAAGCACGATCGCAAAATATTCCAAAACTCCAAAACTCTCCAAAAGTTTCGCGCTAAAATCCCCGCGCTTTGTCGTCACCACGCCAAGAGTTGCAAAACTATGTGCTTGTAAAATTGCCTCTTTTGCGCCCTCTAGCAATGTCGTGCCCTCCTCCATACACGCACGATAGCACTCGCGATACGCGCTCACATAGGATTCTATCTCCTCGCTTTTCACCCCATTTTGCGCAAACATGGAATCTAGTGTGTGTCCGATACTTTGGACTATCCCATCCCTTGTTGGTGGTGGGGCATTATGCACCTTGTATGCGTGTAAAAAGCTCTCCACAATCGCAGGTGTAGAATCTATCAGCGTCCCGTCCAAATCAAATAAAATCACTGCTTCTTTACTCATTTTTACTCCTACTTTTTGTGTATTTTGCTAATTTTTCGCACCTAGCGCACCTTTGTGAAACTCATAATATATCACGCCAAGGGTTACAAAGCTGGCACATAAAAATGAAAGTGGGTAGCTCGCCCAAACCCCATCGATACCAAAATGCGCGCTCAAAATATAAAGCAATGCCACGACAAACAAAAGATTTGTTGAAATTGTCACAATAAATGAGCTTAGTGGGCGCTGGATTGACTGCAAGAAAATCGAGCTCACAAGATTAAAGCCCAAAAAGATATAACCCAAAAAATAAATGTGCATCGCATGCGAAGTAGAATCTAGCAAATACACCGTATCCTCGCGTAAAAAAAGACTAATGATATGTGTATCAAACACGCCAAAAAGCCCAAAAAGCAAAAGTCCGCACACCGTGGCAAAAGCCACCACAAAAAGATAGATTTTTTTTACCCGCGCAAACTCACGCGCACCATAATTAAAACTCGCAATGGGCTGCACACCCTGCGCACACGAGAGAATCACGGTAAAAATAATCGTCCCACTATAAAGCAAAATACTATACACAGAAAGCGCACTGCTCCCGCCAAGCTCTTTAAGCAGGTGGTTAAAAAATATCATCACAAAACTCACACTTAGCTCTGCAAAGCTTTGGGGCACGCCATTGCGAGCGGAAGCAAAAAGCGAATGGAAGTCAAAAGCACGCACAAAATAAATCTTGCCTTTTTTGAAAATAAAATGCGTGAGTAAAATACACATTCCCATAAAATGCCCCAAAATCGTAGCAAGTGCGGCGCCAAAGATTCCCATTTCAAACACAAACAAAAAGAGGTAATTTAAGATGATATTCCCTACAGAACCTATTATCATCGCGCTCATCGCAAGAACAGGGCGTTTGTCATTAATTGCAAAAACATCTAAAAGCGGATGCAATACGATAATAAACGAGCCTAAAAAAATCACACGCAGATATTCCACCACAAAAGGTGCGATTTCATCATTTGCTCCAAGCTGAAGTGCTATAAAATCCACAAAACAAAACAGCACAAAACCCAAAATAACGCTACTAAAAAACGCAAAATAGCACACCGAGCTAAACATAAGACGCGCTCTATGCTCCTGCCCCCTGCCTAGATAATACGAAGCAATGCTTGCTGCACCCATACCAAAAAGCAACTCAAATGCAATTAATACCGGAAACACAGGCCAGCACACGCCAATAGCCGCTAGCGCCTTGTCGCCGATGGCTTTGCCTACAAAGATTCCATCAAATGTGGAATAGGTGGAAAGCGCGAGCATAGCGCAGAGATTTGGGATAAAAAAGTAAAAAAATAAGCGCGTGAGGGAATCTTTGCTTATGTCGATATTTTTTGCCATTGTTTTTCCTTTGCCTTATCTTGCCTTGCTCGCCTGTTTGAAATTTGTCGTGGATTATTGCGCGTCCATTTTTGGCGGAATATTGAAATGCAATTTTAGCTTAGAATCCTAGAAAACAAGCAAAAATCTCAAAGCGCAATGCGATTTTAAAATTTATGGTATTGTTTGGGCTCATAAAACACATAAAATACACAAGGGCATAAAATGCAAAAGGCTTACAAACTCCTAGCACAGGCAAAAAATATCTCGCATAATCACGCAAAAATGCTTATTGATAAAGGACTTGTGCGCGCAAATGGCGTACGCTTGAAACTCGCGCGTGAAGAGATTGCGCTAGATTCTCGCTTTGAAGTGCAAGAGATTGCTAAACCACAGATTCTCTACCAAAACAAGGATTTGCTAGCCCTTGAAAAGCCCGCGTTTATAGAATCTTATGAGTTGGAATCTTTTTATAAAAATGATGGTTTTGTGCTATTACATCGGCTTGATAGAGAATGCAGCGGGGTGATTTTGCTAGGAAGAGAACAAAGTGAGTTTTTAGAGCAAGCAAAATTGGCGTTTAAAAAAAGGCAGGTGTATAAGGAATATCGCGCGCTTGTCTCTAGGATAATCCCAGAAGCACTCACCATCACAAAGCCTATCACAACACACAAAAAATATGGCTTTGCAAAATCACGCATTGACAAAAATGGCTTAGAAGCAATCACACATATCGAGCCTTTAGCGATACATGGCAAAAAAAGCTTGTTAAAGGTGATTATCCCAACAGGCAGGACGCATCAAATCCGCGTGCATCTAAGCAGTATAGCTCACCCGATAGTTGGAGATAGAATCTATGGTGGGATAGACTACAAACGCCTTTTACTACACGCTCATCGCATAGAAATTTTAGGGTATAAAATCACTTCCACACCACCAAAGGAATTGGAGCTTTAAAAATATTTGCTTAAAAGTTATTTATCGCGTGGATAATTTTTTGCGTGCTTTCCTCACTTTGGACTTGGCTAATTGGAATGCTAAGGATTTGAGAATGTAAATCTTGGTTTGGCAGATTGAGCGTGTTATATTGCGCGAAAGCCTTTTGCTTATGGATTGGAAGCGGGTAGTGAATAAGAGATTCTATCCCTTGTGCGCGTAAATGCTCTTGCAACGCATCTCGGCGCGATGAACGCAGGACAAAGAGATGCCACGTGTGAAAAGGCGCGTGCAAAATATCGCTAGTTTGGGTGGATTGCGCAGAATCTAGCTCATAATCTGCAAGCGTTGGCAAGC from Helicobacter himalayensis harbors:
- a CDS encoding chemotaxis protein, which translates into the protein MTQEELDALMNGGEDTLDSLDSAQGEEAQSDSPQDSKIQEEGEFGDVSNYRIEADKKWPPPPPTDDHKVVHQLDDVTKDSEAKGTQIFDQLEIMSSSSDEAVKKNKALKKILQSQEELFNKLCEAFPHIQSFTNALEEVKEAQKLSKEINYSCDDIADACMQAMDLMQYQDIHRQKIERVINVMRALAQYMNSLFEGKIEDSKRVSSAVYIAGDDKADVANDDEIEALIASFGNK
- the htpG gene encoding molecular chaperone HtpG, with translation MATKHSFQTEITQLLDLMIHSLYSNKEIFLRELVSNASDALDKLSYLTLTDEKLKKLDFSPRIDISFDESKGIITIKDNGIGMNEADLKEHLGVIAKSGTKSFLSQLSGDKKKDSALIGQFGVGFYSAFMVASRVVVQSKKAGEDKAYAWVSEGKGEYEIGECVQEDFGTQITLYLKKDEKHFASRWEIENIIGKYSEHIGFPIFLHYKEMVSEEEGDSAESKDSKKEPKQKEVKQVKQINSAKALWNLPKSELKPEDYKEFYKSFAHDNAEPMRWVHTKVEGNLEYTTLFYFPSKAPFDLYRVDYKSGVKLYVKRVFITDDDKELLPTYLRFVRGVIDSSDLPLNVSREILQQNKILANIKSASTKKILSEISAMTKDENLYKEFYAQFGKVLKEGLYSDYENKEKLLELLRFESNKNAFISLKSYKDSMPKEQKSIYYLLGENKDLLKNSPLLEKFQNKGFEVLLLSDEIDGMVIPMVGEYDKVPLKNISSKDTISEIGDDGVDEKVQKEFEGIIKAFKEALGERVSEVSLTSLMQTNPLSLIKQDDNPMMAQLFAQMGQKMPESKPSVELNINHAIFQKLKNVKDDTKIAKVANLLFDSVLIVEGQSLQSAKDFSTQLNDVLLEWL
- a CDS encoding peroxiredoxin codes for the protein MLVTKPAPDFTAEAIKADGTFDDNFNLYNNIGKNGAVVFFWPKDFTFVCPSEIIAFDHRVKDFAERGFNVIGVSIDSKEVHFAWRNTPVKEGGIGAVTFPMVSDITKQISRDYDVLFNSAVALRGSFLIDRNKVIRHAVVNDLPLGRNVDEMVRMCDALLHFEAHGEVCPAGWQKGEKGMVANAKGVAEYLSQNADKL
- a CDS encoding HAD family hydrolase: MSKEAVILFDLDGTLIDSTPAIVESFLHAYKVHNAPPPTRDGIVQSIGHTLDSMFAQNGVKSEEIESYVSAYRECYRACMEEGTTLLEGAKEAILQAHSFATLGVVTTKRGDFSAKLLESFGVLEYFAIVLGIEKVEKPKPDSEPILKALEQIGANLGRSIAREKCFMVGDTILDLQAAKNANISGIGVLCGYGSKQSLESFNTPLCKNALEAVAFVKNSLSY
- a CDS encoding MATE family efflux transporter; protein product: MAKNIDISKDSLTRLFFYFFIPNLCAMLALSTYSTFDGIFVGKAIGDKALAAIGVCWPVFPVLIAFELLFGMGAASIASYYLGRGQEHRARLMFSSVCYFAFFSSVILGFVLFCFVDFIALQLGANDEIAPFVVEYLRVIFLGSFIIVLHPLLDVFAINDKRPVLAMSAMIIGSVGNIILNYLFLFVFEMGIFGAALATILGHFMGMCILLTHFIFKKGKIYFVRAFDFHSLFASARNGVPQSFAELSVSFVMIFFNHLLKELGGSSALSVYSILLYSGTIIFTVILSCAQGVQPIASFNYGAREFARVKKIYLFVVAFATVCGLLLFGLFGVFDTHIISLFLREDTVYLLDSTSHAMHIYFLGYIFLGFNLVSSIFLQSIQRPLSSFIVTISTNLLFVVALLYILSAHFGIDGVWASYPLSFLCASFVTLGVIYYEFHKGALGAKN
- a CDS encoding pseudouridine synthase family protein; this translates as MQKAYKLLAQAKNISHNHAKMLIDKGLVRANGVRLKLAREEIALDSRFEVQEIAKPQILYQNKDLLALEKPAFIESYELESFYKNDGFVLLHRLDRECSGVILLGREQSEFLEQAKLAFKKRQVYKEYRALVSRIIPEALTITKPITTHKKYGFAKSRIDKNGLEAITHIEPLAIHGKKSLLKVIIPTGRTHQIRVHLSSIAHPIVGDRIYGGIDYKRLLLHAHRIEILGYKITSTPPKELEL